A region of the Bryobacteraceae bacterium genome:
ATGGTGATGGCGCGGCGCAGGGGACTGCCGATCACGCTTTCGGTCATTGCCATCGAGGTCGCCCGCCGCGCCGGACTCCCGCTGTCGGGCGTCAGCCTGCCGGGCCACTTCGTCTGCCGCTATGACGACGAGGACGGCGTGCGCGTCATGATCGACCCGTTCCACGGCGGCCAGCTCCTCACCGAAGAAGACTGTCTTCGGCTCGTGGAAGAGGCCACCGGCGCCACGTTGCCGCCGCTCGAAGAGCTCTTCGCCCCGGCGCCCAGAAGCCGCATTGTCGCCCGCATGCTGAACAACCTCCACGGCGCCTACTGGCGCCGCGGCGATCTGGCCAAGGCCGCCGAAGTCGCTCACTGGCTCCGCATGGCCGCGCGTGGATAAATGCTCGTGAACCGGGGCGGAATTCCGGGTGTAGAATGACAATGACCCCATGGAATTGAGCGCATACGAACTGGAAGCAAGACTGCACCAGTTCAACAGGCTGATCGGGGACCTTCTGCGCGGGCGGTTGAACCGGAACACTTTTCAGCCCTGGGAAGTGGAAATCCTGCTCGATATCGAGTCCTGCGACCTGAGCGGGGCCAACAAGCGCGAGCTTCTCCAGCGCTATCAGAAGGCCGCCAACCGCTATGTGGAGCGGGGCGGACGCACGCTGCTCAAGCTGTCGGAATACATGGCCGGCAAGCACCGCACCTTGGGAAGCAAAACACCTGCGCCCGGCGACGGCCCGCAGCGGGAATCCGGCTGATATCAGGAAAAATCCACAGTCCTTCAGCGCCAGGCCGGTTTTTTTCTGATGTCGGATACGTCGAAAACGTAAATCGAATATCCGATTTTCGCCACCGGTTTTCGCGCCCGCAGCCAGCCGTACCACTCGCGTTTGTGGTAGACGCCCTCGAGCAGCGTCACGCTGATCGCATACCATCGCCGCTCCGGCCGGCCTCCGCGGCGGATCTCCTCGTCCGGAATGACGCCGCACTCGTCGAATCCGAAGTAATCCAGGGGCACGACGCCGAAATAGCACAGGCAGACCTCGTCGCGCGGCCGGCCGTCCAGCCACTCGATGAACTCGCCAAGGCTCTGTCCCCAGTCGATGTTGGAATCGAGCAGAATGCGGTGGCCGTTTTCCGGGCCGCCCGCGGCGAAGTTGAAGAACGCAATGTCATGCGGAAAAATGCGGACGCTTTCGGCCGCCGCGAGCAGACAGCATCCGGCCAGAAGAACCGGCGCGGCCCGGCGGTACAGCCTGCCTCCCCAGGCGGCCATCAAACCGGCAGCCAGGACGATGGTGAGCGGGAAGACCGGTAGCAGATGGCGCACGCCGATGTTGACGTGGCTCTGCACGACCGCCGCCCAGTAGACGGCCAGCGGAATCGCCAGCGCCGCCCACGCGCGGTATGGCGCCGCCACGAGCAGCGGCAGCGCCAGCGCCACGAGCAGCAGCGTCCCGACGGGAGCCTTCACCAGGAACGCCACCGGGAAGTACTGCCACCGGCCGCCCTTGTAGATCTCGCCCAGCAGATAGGCTTCGTGGCCCTCGTCCTGATGGTGGAAATGCGTGCCGATGCCCACGAGCCACGGGTGCGCCGGCACGTGCCACTTCTCGCCCAGCCAGCGCAGCGCCGTATTGACCGGGCCGCCTTCCGAGACGCGCTCGTCGAGCCTGCCCAGCTCTTTCCACCGCAGGCCCGCAGGCCCGTAGGAGAGCATCGCCACCAACGCGGCCAGCACGAACGTGCCAGCGAGTGCCGCCGCGCTGCGGCGCCAGCCGGTGTGGAGGACGGCAGCCAGCAGCAGGAAACAGGGCGCGAGAAACAGCATCGAAAGCTTCACCGCGAAGGCCGCGCCCGCGGCCAGGCCCGCCAGCATGATGCGACGCCAGCCGCCGTGGAGCAGCGCCGACTCAAAGGCGATGATCGCAAGGAACGCCGTCAGCGCCGCGGCCATGTCGGTGGTGGCATAGTGACCGTGAGCGCAGAGGGTAGGATCCAATGATACCAGCGCCGCGGCCGCCAGTCCGGCGGCCGGCCCGAAGCGCGCCCGCGTCCACAGCGCCACCGCCAGCGTCAGCGCGAGCGTCAGCAGCACCACCATCGCGCGCGCGGACAACAGCAGCGTTTCCGCGCGCCATTTCGGCTGCCGGTAGAGCACCTGCTTGCCGTGCTCGATCATGTCCCGGTGCTTCCAGGACTCCTCGCCGAGCTTCGCGTCGGCGCGCAGCGCCGCCAGCGGCAGCGTGAACCATACGCGCGCCAGCGGCGGGTGCTCGATGTCGAGCTCGTACAGGCCTGTCTTGAGGAACGTATAGCCGCTGGCGATGTGGATGCCTTCGTCGACGGTCTGCGTCTCGCGCCACGAGTTGTACAGGCAGCGTGCGCCCTGCAAGAGGAGGAGCGCCGCCACGAGCGCGCGCCAGAGACGGGGATTCATCCGCTCATCCGATGCGGCGCGCGCCGGAAGCCGGAGTGCAGGCGTGGATGGCGGGCGTGAGCCCGTATTTCTCCTGATACGCGGCGGTGAGCCGCTCTCGGAAACGGTCCACGGCCCCGCGCTCCACCAGGCTCACGGTGCAGCCGCCGAAGCCGCCGCCGGTCATGCGCGACCCGTAAACGCCTTCGAGCGTCAGCGCCGTATCGACCAGAAAATCCAGCTCCTCGCAACTGACCTCATAGTCATGCTGGAGCGAGCGGTGACTCTCGACCATCAGCCGGCCCATCGTGTTCAGGTCGTTGCGCAGCGCAGCGGCGAAGAAATCCTGCACGCGCTGGTTCTCGAGGATCACATGCCGGGCCCGCGCCAGCGGGATCTCGGGCATCTGGCGCGAGGCGCGCTCGAGATCGGCCAGCGTCACGTCGCGCAGCGACCCGCGCCCCGGGAAAAACGACAGCGCCTGCTGGCATTCGGCCACGCGCTGGCGGTAGGCCGAGGAGCCGAGCTCGTGCTTCACCATCGTATTGGCGATGACGATCTCGACTCCGCCGGGGATC
Encoded here:
- a CDS encoding glycosyl transferase; translation: MNPRLWRALVAALLLLQGARCLYNSWRETQTVDEGIHIASGYTFLKTGLYELDIEHPPLARVWFTLPLAALRADAKLGEESWKHRDMIEHGKQVLYRQPKWRAETLLLSARAMVVLLTLALTLAVALWTRARFGPAAGLAAAALVSLDPTLCAHGHYATTDMAAALTAFLAIIAFESALLHGGWRRIMLAGLAAGAAFAVKLSMLFLAPCFLLLAAVLHTGWRRSAAALAGTFVLAALVAMLSYGPAGLRWKELGRLDERVSEGGPVNTALRWLGEKWHVPAHPWLVGIGTHFHHQDEGHEAYLLGEIYKGGRWQYFPVAFLVKAPVGTLLLVALALPLLVAAPYRAWAALAIPLAVYWAAVVQSHVNIGVRHLLPVFPLTIVLAAGLMAAWGGRLYRRAAPVLLAGCCLLAAAESVRIFPHDIAFFNFAAGGPENGHRILLDSNIDWGQSLGEFIEWLDGRPRDEVCLCYFGVVPLDYFGFDECGVIPDEEIRRGGRPERRWYAISVTLLEGVYHKREWYGWLRARKPVAKIGYSIYVFDVSDIRKKPAWR
- the galK gene encoding galactokinase, whose translation is MARTSRVKKWFAPGRVNLIGEHTDYNMGFVMPVALELGCTVRSSPARRPVLHLSSAQFPGEMIFPLEAIPSMRRTGAWVDYVLGVARELARLGVELRPMRLEIDASVPTGSGLSSSAALEVSSALALLDGRELPKLEIARLCQRAEREFVGMPCGIMDQYASLFGQEHKAILLDCRSITHDYVPIPGGVEIVIANTMVKHELGSSAYRQRVAECQQALSFFPGRGSLRDVTLADLERASRQMPEIPLARARHVILENQRVQDFFAAALRNDLNTMGRLMVESHRSLQHDYEVSCEELDFLVDTALTLEGVYGSRMTGGGFGGCTVSLVERGAVDRFRERLTAAYQEKYGLTPAIHACTPASGARRIG